Proteins encoded in a region of the Anopheles ziemanni chromosome 2, idAnoZiCoDA_A2_x.2, whole genome shotgun sequence genome:
- the LOC131281960 gene encoding uncharacterized protein LOC131281960 — MSTRKSASSLLPGSNQSKSSHRSVLQGTKNFVWNREEVSSNLPYYNHNYEIPFNRPPNEVNFMGGLGSKKPNFRSKLHPQRFSTVQKLMRMRTSNRILETLTEDLRNVNLCRHRGEQQRKAKNVTEFIKKMTDELQTAGNIEHSTPSDQSDVLRNTVRKKLTNDDYKEMIKRLDRILLEDDRPSAGANVSFRDWATRERHNFKNRSNIELMRRERETLESELCSSVDTRSHEFISNEGRRVTKIRRATKIPHVEGHMYGPFTQLPIVDPLLENETKFGIPLSLLVRSYREMDTKKEGERNLIDTRLSHMRIPLCPKSSDSSEDEDQMEEVKILTFLRTPYFPIPTIRRQKKRRKDRLRSRWLQKNRLKRITMLLYDRSLENMRSSRRKKGKRQADLAGTSRGSSASVPPTTGRSSADRKSASSLEDRSRVALTEKRRRYYNFIEEKSNQYRRKYDENLQQRMTTFQDFKASETASDDGCMSETSRRKAKLQALQLEEPKPALEKLELRFPPNRFKSLSKSDTRKGAFYIDPEFYDKMRDFKKYKQRSKYYTSLMRSRPDIRQRLQVNGPDFEEEQLGPGEKYFSRLATEWDNYYVHELRYRPRTRKFCPKTDILSMRERRRKVFLQYFIEENLLQRRARQSLERRYANWIKNFCKRIRPQFKVWKEEAYSKLVSATDREKEATQKTARLKGVLQARQNKMDSVTERILLLEDRWARVMQIRNYYYLLMDSQWRLKNDFFHRADDGSLLSVSDSIQNCKSLFIRTEGNNIATEIADFYVSKTFPALERLPSCEPDAELLKRGLIQLNLRTIDLISKYNQKLMVFSKIDYHYKDVLEQFPKYFTSHYDTLNLYNAKMESVQSKNEQLKAQYYDLLGEPLKDCVYNKIMRIITSAIGQLYLFIRKLQHRQVEIVEISAKSKLSAIHQHIMDLLSLLDQLPMDVLKVAEKEARKNRKTLFREAHGAYKRKMVLDLLRKQLRFHVKK, encoded by the exons ATGTCGACAAGAAAAAGCGCTAGTTCGCTCCTTCCTGGAAGCAACCAAAGCAAATCCAGCCACCGTTCGGTGCTTCAG GGTACGAAAAATTTTGTGTGGAACCGCGAGGAGGTGTCGTCTAACCTGCCGTACTACAATCACAACTATGAGATCCCGTTCAATCGACCCCCGAACGAGGTTAACTTTATGGGTGGGCTCGGTAGCAAGAAGCCGAACTTCCGCTCGAAGCTGCACCCGCAacggttttccaccgttcaGAAGCTGATGCGTATGCGAACGTCAAATCGGATCTTGGAGACGCTCACGGAGGATCTGAGGAACGTGAACCTTTGCCGGCATCGGGGTGAGCAGCAACGGAAGGCTAAGAATGTGACCGAGTTCATTAAGAAGATGACGGACGAGCTGCAGACGGCCGGGAACATTGAGCATTCTACTCCGTCGGATCAGTCGGACGTCCTGCGCAACACCGTCCGGAAGAAGCTCACCAACGATGACTACAAGGAGATGATCAAACGGCTCGATCGGATCCTGCTGGAGGACGATCGCCCGTCGGCCGGCGCGAACGTGTCGTTCCGTGACTGGGCCACCCGGGAGCGGCACAACTTCAAGAACCGCAGCAACATCGAACTGATGCGCCGGGAACGGGAGACACTCGAGTCGGAGCTGTGCTCCTCGGTGGACACGCGCTCGCACGAGTTCATCTCGAACGAGGGCCGCCGGGTGACGAAGATCCGGCGGGCGACGAAGATCCCGCACGTCGAGGGCCACATGTACGGGCCGTTCACGCAGCTGCCGATCGTGGATCCGCTGCTGGAGAACGAGACCAAGTTCGGCATCCCGCTGAGCCTGCTGGTGCGCTCCTACCGCGAGATGGACACCAAGAAGGAAGGTGAGCGTAACCTAATCGATACCCGGCTGTCTCACATGCGCATTCCTCTGTGTCCGAAAAGCAGCGACTCGTCCGAGGACGAGGACCAGATGGAGGAGGTCAAGATCCTCACCTTCCTTCGGACGCCTTACTTCCCCATACCGACGATAAGGCGGCAGAAGAAGCGCCGCAAGGATCGGCTCCGGAGCCGCTGGCTGCAGAAGAACCGGCTGAAGCGCATCACGATGCTGCTGTACGATCGTTCGCTGGAGAACATGCGATCGAGCAGGCGTAAGAAGGGCAAGCGCCAGGCGGACCTCGCGGGAACATCGCGGGGCTCGAGTGCTAGCGTTCCACCGACGACGGGACGAAGTTCGGCCGATCGGAAAAGTGCCAGCTCGCTGGAGGATCGCTCGAGGGTTGCTTTGACCGAGAAGCGGCGTCGCTACTACAACTTCATCGAGGAAAAGTCAAACCAATACCGCCGGAAGTACGACGAAAACTTGCAGCAACGGATGACCACGTTTCAGGACTTCAAAGCGAGCGAAACGGCCTCGGACGATGGGTGCATGTCGGAGACGAGCCGGAGGAAGGCGAAACTGCAAGCGTTGCAGCTCGAGGAGCCGAAGCCGGCCCTGGAGAAGCTCGAGCTACGCTTCCCACCGAACCGCTTCAAGAGCCTCTCGAAGAGCGACACCCGAAAAGGGGCGTTCTACATCGATCCGGAGTTTTACGACAAGATGCGAGACTTCAAGAAAT ATAAACAGCGCTCCAAGTACTACACCAGCCTGATGCGGTCCCGCCCGGACATTCGCCAGCGGCTGCAGGTGAACGGGCCGGACTTCGAGGAGGAGCAGCTCGGGCCGGGCGAGAAGTACTTCAGCCGGCTGGCGACCGAGTGGGACAACTACTACGTCCACGAGCTTCGCTACCGGCCCCGGACGCGCAAGTTCTGCCCGAAGACGGACATCCTCAGTATGCGCGAGCGGCGGCGCAAGGTGTTCCTGCAGTACTTCATCGAGGAGAACCTGCTGCAACGCCGGGCACGCCAAAGTTTGGAACGTCGGTATGCGAATTGGATTAAAAACTTTTGCAAG CGTATCAGACCACAGTTTAAAGTTTGGAAGGAAGAGGCGTACTCGAAGCTGGTATCGGCCACTGACCGGGAAAAGGAAGCGACCCAGAAAACGGCACGGCTTAAGGGCGTCCTGCAAGCTCGTCAAAACAAGATGGATTCGGTTACGGAGCGCATTCTGCTGCTGGAGGATCGCTGGGCTAGGGTTATGCAAATTAGG AACTACTACTACCTTTTGATGGATTCACAATGGCGTTTGAAGAATGATTTCTTCCATCGTGCTGATGACGGTTCACTTCTTTCG gTTTCTGACAGCATTCAAAACTGTAAATCATTGTTCATACGCACCGAGGGCAACAATATCGCGACGGAAATAGCGGACTTCTACGTGTCGAAAACATTTCCCGCTCTGGAACGGCTGCCGAGTTGTGAACCGGACGCGGAGTTGTTGAAACGGGGCCTGATACAGCTGAACCTGCGTACGATCGACCTGATCAGCAAGTACAACCAGAAGCTGATGGTGTTCAGCAAGATAGACTACCACTACAAGGACGTGCTGGAGCAGTTTCCCAAGTACTTCACCAGCCACTACGACACGCTGAATCTGTACAACGCCAAAATGGAATCGGTCCAGAGTAAAAACGAACAGCTGAAGGCGCAGTACTACGATCTGCTGGGAGAACCGTTGAAAGATTGCGTCTACAA CAAAATCATGCGCATCATCACATCCGCGATTGGTCAACTGTATTTGTTCATACGCAAGCTGCAGCATCGCCAGGTGGAGATCGTTGAGATCAGCGCCAAAAGCAAACTTTCGGCAATACATCAGCACATTATG GATTTACTTTCGTTGCTGGATCAACTTCCAATGGATGTTCTAAAAGTGGCCGAAAAGGAGGCTCGAAAAAATCGTAAAACTCTGTTCCGGGAAGCGCACGGAGCTTACAAGCGTAAGATGGTACTcgacctgctgcggaaacaACTTCGTTTCCATGTTAAAAAGTAA